In Solanum pennellii chromosome 3, SPENNV200, a single window of DNA contains:
- the LOC107013473 gene encoding uncharacterized protein LOC107013473 — protein MENYMLWTRAMKNALIERNKLGFVDGSITRSTYGSALGHLWDRCNAIVVSWLTSNVSRDLLSGILFRSDAHLIWKELEERGHIQSVYYCKLKDLWDEYDSMMPPPEGNCEKSKEYLAQLQYQRLLRFMMGLNDNYNQARCQILLKSKLLSVNQAYALIVQDESQKLAAISSSNLHEGGSAVFFTSKGSGSKKKNWNSVCDFCHVKGHVREDCFKLMKCDHCGKTGHLIGKCYQLIGYPSDYKVKGRNVQANHVNIQQEGLVNISEDDQYKEFKEYTLWKQMRDKCSSKGPISGASANMTVSSAEKVQLPTGEFAHISHIGNYPLSGGDSLKVVLCVPSFKFNLMSVSKDLCTGKVKVTGREQDGLYILNTRNNEQFLTAGKSMFVSRSLPDLWHRRLGHVPMAVLRKIPNRSPFEVLYGHDPSLAHMRVIGCLCYASTLPKQDKFAPRAIKSVLLGYGVHQKGYKLYNLSSAQVLPLPNQHIETEVVENVALTDQHIETEAVDNVSLSQDNHEPVPSTDTVVSITEDVSFTTSPTAQTRKSTRHSKPPTWMQDYVCKPTTNNCTYLLSDVLSYLGLSSKYQAYIAKMSTVCEPTSFKEAVKDPRWIEAMQSEIKALEEKSTWSIVDLPPGKKAIGCKWVYKIKYKATGEIERFKARLVAKGYNQKEGLDYQETFSPVVKMVAVRTVIAIAAMQKWDIHQMDVYNAFL, from the exons ATGGAGAATTACATGTTGTGGACTCGAGCAATGAAAAATGCACTCATAGAGAGGAACAAATTGGGATTCGTAGATGGATCAATCACTAGATCGACATATGGATCTGCGTTAGGACATCTCTGGGATCGCTGTAATGCAATTGTGGTTTCGTGGTTGACCAGCAATGTTAGTCGAGATTTACTGAGTGGGATTCTTTTTAGATCAGATGCACATCTGATTTGGAAGGAGCTCGAAGAGAG GGGACACATCCAGTCTGTTTACTATTGCAAACTTAAGGATCTATGGGATGAGTACGACTCGATGATGCCTCCTCCTGAGGGTAATTGTGAGAAGTCAAAGGAATACCTTGCTCAGCTTCAATACCAGAGGCTACTTCGGTTTATGATGGGACTAAATGACAATTACAATCAAGCTCGATGTCAGATCCtcttaaaatcaaaattgttaaGTGTTAACCAAGCATATGCTCTAATTGTGCAGGATGAAAGTCAAAAGTTAGCTGCTATCAGTTCATCTAATTTACATGAAGGAGGATCAGCAGTTTTCTTCACTTCGAAGGGCTCAGGATCTAAGAAGAAGAACTGGAATTCAGTGTGTGATTTTTGTCATGTCAAAGGGCATGTGAGGGAGGATTGCTTCAAGCTGATGAAGTGTGATCACTGTGGGAAAACAGGACATTTAATCGGAAAATGTTACCAATTGATAGGGTACCCATCTGATTACAAGGTTAAAGGACGGAATGTTCAAGCTAATCATGTTAATATTCAGCAGGAAGGGCTAGTGAATATATCTGAAGATGATCAGTACAAGGAATTCAAGGAATATACTCTTTGGAAGCAAATGAGGGATAAATGTTCTTCTAAAGGTCCTATTTCTGGAGCTAGTGCTAACATGACAG TCAGTAGTGCAGAAAAGGTACAATTACCTACTGGAGAATTTGCTCATATTAGTCACATTGGAAACTATCCATTATCAGGAGGTGATTCACTAAAAGTTGTCTTGTGTGTGCCATCTTTTAAATTCAACCTCATGTCCGTTTCAAAG GATCTTTGCACTGGGAAAGTGAAGGTGACTGGTAGGGAGCAAGATGGATTATACATTTTGAACACAAGAAACAATGAACAATTTCTTACAGCGGGAAAGTCTATGTTTGTGTCTAGATCTCTTCCTGATCTATGGCATAGGAGACTGGGACATGTTCCCATGGCAGTTTTAAGAAAAATTCCT AACAGGTCACCTTTTGAGGTATTATATGGTCATGATCCTTCCTTAGCTCATATGCGAGTGATTGGATGTCTTTGTTATGCATCTACActacctaaacaagacaaaTTTGCACCCAGAGCTATCAAATCAGTCTTGTTAGGTTATGGTGTTCATCAGAAAGGCTACAAGTTGTATAATCTGAGCA GTGCACAAGTCTTGCCTCTTCCTAATCAGCATATTGAAACAGAAGTTGTTGAAAATGTGGCTCTTACTGATCAACATATTGAAACAGAAGCTGTTGACAATGTGTCTTTATCACAAGACAATCATGAACCTGTTCCTTCCACTGATACTGTTGTTTCTATTACTGAAGATGTTTCTTTTACTACCTCTCCTACAGCACAAACAAGGAAGTCCACCAGACATTCTAAACCTCCTACTTGGATGCAAGATTATGTGTGTAAGCCAACAACTAATAATTGTACTTATCTTCTTTCAGATGTGCTAAGCTACTTAGGTTTGAGTTCTAAATATCAGGCTTATATTGCTAAGATGTCTACTGTTTGTGAACCTACATCTTTCAAAGAGGCTGTTAAGGATCCTAGATGGATAGAGGCAATGCAGTCTGAAATAAAGGCATTGGAAGAGAAATCTACTTGGTCTATTGTTGACCTCCCACCAGGCAAGAAGGCTATTGGTTGTAAATGGGTctacaaaatcaaatataaagcTACTGGAGAGATCGAAAGATTTAAAGCTAGATTGGTTGCAAAAGGTTACAATCAGAAGGAAGGACTTGATTATCAAGAAACTTTCTCACCGGTTGTAAAAATGGTGGCAGTGAGAACAGTGATAGCTATTGCAGCTATGCAAAAATGGgatattcatcaaatggatgtctaTAACGCATTCTTATAG